The DNA segment CGAGAATCATTCCTGCGATTAAACTGTCCATTCGAGCATGTGAATAAATAAATGCTGTAAGATCCGAATTCTGGAACGTGTAGAATATTCTAAAAAACAAAGGCACGATATAGAGAAGGGTTAAGATAAAAATTCTTTTTTTAGAATCCAGTTTTAGGAGAAACAACGTGGAGAAAAAAGGAAGAATCAGATAAAACTGTTCCTCGATCGAAAGCGACCATCCCACCAAAGAAAGACGACGTTCCGTATAATTGGAAATGTATAATATATCCGCATAACTACTCTGCAAAGTTGCAGAAAGCGAATTCAATTCTACCATTTGAAATTCGTTCGGATTTGCGATCTGAGACAAACGATTGAATTGTCCCTGAAAATACAAATAGAGAATCAAAAGACAGAAATAATACGCCGGAAAAATACGGAGGGTTCTCGCTATAAAGAATTTCTTTTTACTAAAAAGATCCGATTCTTTTGTATACTTTATAATTCCTGAATATATGAGAAAACCGCTTAAAACGAAAAATAGATCCACACCGGAATTGAAGTTTGATAAAAAGTTTTGAAAAATCTTGGGAAAGGAAGAAACCTGAAATGGAAGCCAAACGTGATAAACGATTACAAGAAGAATCGCGATCGCTCGAATTCCGTTTAAAGCAGGAATTTCTTTTTCGTTTTTGACAAAGGGTGAAACTAGATAGAGTAGAATTTTACTCGGCATGGACGTAAATCGATTTTCAGCTTCTGTGATTTCTTTGTTTTGAAAGGAGTTCTTTGATCAGATTTTTTTCGGATCGACCGATGATTCCTTTTTCTTCGAAAATTCCCAATATTTCCATCGTTATTTCAGGTTCTAAAACGGATAGATCCGCAAATAAAGACTGATGGTTGAGCTTTCCGGATCGATACTTTTCAAGAATGATGTGCGATGATTCGATGATTTGTTGTTTTCTGGAAACCAATTCTTCCATCGTGGATAAGATCAAAAATATTTCAGGATCGTCTTCGAACAATTTGAGGATATGATTGTAAATCCCAGGGCTTCGAATCGGCAATTCATAGATTCCGTCTTTTAAGGAAAGATAAAGTTCTTTTTCCTCATCAATCGTCAGTCCTGCGAGAGTTTTGAGATCCGAGACCGTATCCGGCGGGAGGACCGTTAAAAATTGAGAGGCAAACTCCGGATCTTTGATTTCTTTAAGACAATACGCGATAAAGCTACATACTCTTTGAGGCGAAAGAGTATGCCAATACTCGTTGGATTTTAAATCCAAAAAAGTGGTCGTTTTTCTGAGCTTTCTTCTTTCGTCTTCGGTCTGTTGAAACGTATTATATTCGTGAATTATAATTTTATAAAGTAATTTATCGCTGAACGCCTCTATGACTTCCCTGATTTTGTCGGGCTCTACGATTGCTAAAAAATATCTGAGAACTTCGAAATACACAGCTCCCTTGGAAATGAATTGTTCTAAAACAAGAGGATGTGCTTGTAAAAATGCGGAAGCGCCTACGTTGATCCCCGCCTTTCCTTCCGCAAAGGCGTTCATTTTTTCACCCGCAATACAGGATTCTCGAATTTCCCGACTCCATTCGTTTGGAATCAGATTCTGTCTGCAATTCGCAGGGCATGGTTCTCTTAAGGAGATACCAATTTTACAGTGGGTTTTTAAAGATATTTCCAGAAGGTTTCCTTGTTTAGGGAACAAGATCTCCACAATCTCTCATTTCAGGAGCGTATGGATTTTGAACTTTGGTTCCTTGACTGACCCAAGTTTTTTTAACCATGGGGCAGTAGAATTTATTAAAAATTCCCGTTCCGCCTGCTAGTTTGACGCTTTCCGCTAAGTTTTCCGAAAAGGCAGAATATGCTAGAAAGAATTTTTCGACATCCTTGGATCCTTTTTCTTTGAGAGAGTTTTGCATTTTTTCGGCCTGTATTTTGAGGCCTCCGTTCAGCGCGATTAAAGCTTGAATCGCTGTCTCCAATTTGGTAAGTTCCGGAATTTTTTCTTCCTCTTTCATGAGAAAGCTATGAATCGATTCATTTTCTGATAAAATCGTTTGTAGAGCGTTTTTTTCCGATTCCGAAATCGGAGTTTGTATTTTATTACAAACGGAAAAAAAAACAAGAATCCCGAATGATATTAGAAAATTGAGTCTCATTTATCCCTCTCCCTATTGCGGTTTAAAATTTAAGTCTATGATTCTGGAAAAAACCTTGGTGTAAAGTAAGGAATCGCTTAAAATACAAAAAATGCTCATATTCGGTTTCGATCATTGTGGTCCTTAAAAAAAGCAAATCGTCTGAAAAACCTTCAGAAAGAGAAATGATTCTACTTTTCTTTTGTGATTCGAGTTTGATACAAGGCAGGCCTTTTTTCGGCATCCATTTTGGGGAATTTGTTTTCCGGAAACGTGTTGCGCAATCCGATAGCTCCTGGATTCTACTGAAAATGAAAATCGAGGTTCTTTCTTGATGTCGAACTTTTATACCAAACATATCTTTGTTTGTGAAAACGTAAGAGAGGCAGGCGAAAGAGTCTCTTGCGGACGTTCCGGATCCATTCAGCTTTTAGCCTCCTTAAAGAAAAAAATGAAAGACCTATCGATTCAGGGTAAGGTGCGAATCCAGAGAGCCGGATGTTTGGACAGATGCGAACTCGGACCCGTTCAGGTAAGTTATCCGGAGGGGAGATGGTTTTCCTTAAGAACCGAAGAAGACGTAGATATATTCTTAAAATATTATATAGAATCGGAACAATTAGACAAGATAGAACATTTAATCATTAAGGAAAATCAATGAATCTCCCAAAAACATACAAAGCCTTAGAACTCAGAGAATACAGCGAAAACAAAAATAGAGCGGTCATCGTGGAAAAACAAATCAAACCCTTAAAAAAGGGAGAGGTTTTAATCAAGATGCATTCTGCTTCCATCAATCCTTCGGATCTTATGTTTTTACGCGGGCTTTATGGTATTAAAAAGAAACTTCCGGTTGTTCCGGGGTTCGAAGGCAGTGGTCAGGTGGTGGCGTCGGGAGGCGGATTTTATGGTTCTTATTTGAAAGGAAAGAATGTCGCGTGTACTGCGCCGGGAAGAGGCGACGGTGTTTATGCGGAATACATGATCACCGAAGCGATTAGTTGTCTTCCGATCGGCAACGATCTGTCTTTGGAACAAGGAGCCTGTCTTTATGTAAATCCGATCACAGCGATTGCGATGGTTGATTTGGCGGAAAAAGCCGGGGCAAAGGCGATCGTTCAAACCGCGGCCGCAAGCGCGCTCGGAAAGATGGTGGTCGGAATTGCGGCCAGAAAGGGAATGAAGGTGATCAATGTAGTCCGAAAACCGGAGCAAGAAGAAGCTCTCAAGGCGATCGGAGCCGAACATATCCTGAACTCGGAGGCGTCCAATTTTGAAAGACAGTTGAGAGTTCTATCCAATGAACTGAAGGCCACGGTTTGTTTGGACGCGGTTGCCGGAGAGCTTACGACTCGGGTTTTACTTTCGATGCCGTATGGAAGTCGTTGTATCGTGTATGGCGCTCTTTCCGAAAAGGAAATTCCTCTTCATGCAGGAATGATGATATTCCAGGATAAGAAGTTGCAAGGCTTTTGGCTATCCACTTGGGTGCCTCAACAAAGTGCGTATAAGATCTGGAAACTCTCGAGAGAATTGAGATCTTTGGCTCAGAAGGAATTGAAGACGGATATCGCCGCGAAATTCCCGCTCGAAAAAGCGGTGGAAGCCATCGAAAATTACGGAGCCAATATGACACGAGGAAAGGTTTTGATCCAAACGCCGTTTGCGGAAGGTAAATAAAATTTGAAAACTCGCGGCTCAAAAATTTGGATCTTTCATTCTGTTTTTTTTATTTTCTGGATCTTTTCCGTATCTTGTTCGGCTTTGAAGGACAATTATAAGGCGCTTCAAAAGTGTAAGTTTCAGGTTTTGTCTTTGGAAGCTCAGAAGGCGGGGTTGATTTCCTTTCCACCGGTTCCCAAAATCATTTTTTTAGCAAAGGTGGAAATCGAAAATCCGAATGAAACGGATGTCACTCTGCACAAGTTCGATCTTTCTTTTTTTGTTCCCGATCCTTCTGAAAAAGAATCCGAATTGGCCCGAGTTCAATCTTCGGAGAAATTTATTGTTCCCGCCTTACAGAAAAAGATCATTGATTTGCAAGTGGAAACGCTCTTTGAAAAAAAGATGGATCAGAATCTTCTCCGAATCGCTCTGGGAATTTTGCAGGCCGGTCTTGCCGAAAAGGAGCTCAACTTTTCGATACGAGGATCCTTTGAATACGAGACGATTCTCGGTCCGGTTCAGATTCCGGTGAGCGAAAAAATCCCCTTAAAGTCCGGAAAGAAGGGTTTGATTGGGTTTTAAGGATTCTTTCGGATTTGAATTCTTTTGTTTCTCGGTAAAAATGGAAAATAAGATGAATTTCGTGTTTGATACAAACCGGTCCTCTAAGCACGAGAGGATTGCAATTTCCAATCTTGTTTTGATAAAAGAAAAACGATTTGCACGATCGTCGGCGAGTCGCCGGTTTTGTTTTCAGGTTTTGCTGTTTTCGTCATTATTCTTTTTTTACGTCGATTGTTATCAGGAAAATACGGATGAAGACTTTTACACGTTTGAGGAAGCGAATACAAGATTGATCTTCGCTTACGTTTCGAAGGATACAACCTGCAATACAAATCGAAGAATCACCGCTTTTGTTCCCGGACGTTCCAGAAAAAAAGACATCGAATTGTGTATGAGCGCGGTTGCAGCCGCGTCTTGCGAATCCTGGGCATCCACTTCCATTGATGCGACACCGGCTACCTGCAAATCGATCGAATTTAGATATTAAGGAAATGGAATGAAACCCGCCGAATGGTTTTTTGGAATCAGTCTTGTTTTGGCGGGTTTGATTTATCTTTTTCTTTTGTTGGTGAGAAGAAAAGAAAAAGGCAATCCTAATTCCGTAGTTCAGTATTCGTTACCAAAGGACGATCTCAATTCCGCTTCGGGTCGCGGTGATAAAAGAGATTCAAAAAATATAAAAGCCAATATTCTCGAAGTTTTTGATTACAACGGAATCAAAATCATGCATGAGAACGGAATTTATACCGTAAATACCGGCGGCGAAATCGAAGTCTACGGTTCTTGGGAAACGCTTCCTTCTCGTTATCAAAGAATGGTCAAAGAGATGGATCATCGTGCGACCGGGGAAAAAAAAGCCGGGAAGTATTATATGGAAATTTTAAACGGGGTTTACTACGTGATCTTTCCGGACGGCAAAAAACATAAGTACAAACATTTTGAAGAGATTCCCGAAAAAATTCGAAAAAATTTAGGATATTAAAATTCTCGAATCGGTTCGAAATCAGTCGAAGTTAAAATTTTTAGGAGTGATTTAAAAATCCTCTTTACGTTTTCAAAACTTGTACGATCATTTCGGCCGAATGAAATTCCTCCGCTGCATCGTAACGTTTACTCTGATCGGAAATTTATATTGTCGTCCCGTTTTTACTCCGTTTTTAGATTCCAAAAAAATTAGAGTTCCGGCTGACGGAAAGACAAACGTAGTTGTAACGATTACGAATCCGATTTTTGGAGATCCCGATTCGTTTGATTTGGAAGGATCCAAGGATTGGCCGCTGCAGGTTTTGTCCCAAGAAAAAATCGATCAAAAAGAAATCTTAAGATTAGTTGCAGGAAGAGTTCCAGGAAAATTTTTACTCCGAACCAAACGAGGAGCCGTGGCTGAAATCGAATTGTTCTCAAGGGAAGGAGATTGGGACGAGGACGGCTTTCCGGATTCTTCGGAGCTTCGATCCGAGTCGGATCGGCAGGCGTTTCGAGATTGGTTTGTTCAAATCGCTCTTTCTCAGTATGTAAAAGAAACGAATGTTTGGAATTCTCGAGAGAGGGATTGTAGCGGATTGATTCGGTTTTCTTATAAGGAAGCTTTGAAAAATCACGATTTACTTTGGCGTGAAAAGATGGGTATCGTTCTTTCCGGAAATATTCCGGATGTCCGAGAATTTCAGTATCCGGATATACCGTCTATCGGGATCAATCTATTTCGAACCGGCGATAAAACGTTTGGAGTTTTTGCCGATGCGGAGAGTTTAGAAAAATACAACACCTTTTTTGTATCCAAATATCTGGAATACGGTCTTTCGGGTGATGTTTTGTTTTTTAGAGAGGATCGCGGTTTGGGAACCAATTTTCATTCCATGATTTTGGTGGAAGAAAATAAAGAGAATCCGCTTTTGTTGTATCATACCGGATCCCAGAGAGGGATTCAATTGATTCGAACCAAGGAATTGTTTCGGAGCAATCGGTTTTCTCCGGAGCCTAACAATCCTTTTTTTTTGGGAATTTATCGTTTTCGTATTTTAGAATGAGGTAATAGAATGAAACGTTTTCAGAATTCTATTCTTTGGTTGTCACTTGCGCTCGTTGTACTTTTGACGATTGCATATCGATATCCAATTTCAGGAAGTCCTAATTTTTATTTGGGTACGGATCGCAGTTTTGGACAAGGTGAAAAACCTTATATCAATCTGGAAGGGGACGGTCGTTCTGATTACGAGTTTAGAATTTATAAAATCGCCGATCCTCAGGTTTTTCTATCTAAAAAAGTAAAAGAGAGATTGATTCAGGAAAATAACGAAGGCGCTTTCGGAAATCCGATCGCTTTGTTTTCCAGAACTCTCAATCAGTTTCAAAGGGAATTTAGAGTCGTCGCTCGCAAGGAACTGAATTCTTCCACCCGTTCCTCGATCAAAAAGACGTTAGGCGTGGATTACGAATCCTTTCCGAAAGGAAAACATTTGGCTGTCTCTTCCATTTTACCCGAACACGAATTGATCTCCACATTTTCAGTACCGAGTGTTTCCTCCTCTTGGGCGTATCGAAGAATTCCGGTGCCTGTGCAGGACAACGGAGTTTATCTTGTCGAAGGTGTTTCCGGTTCGAATCTTGCTTACACGGTTCTGATCAAATCGAGTTTGAATTTTTTAGTCAAACAATCCGCCGCAGAAACGTTTGTCTATGTTGCGAGAAAGGACACCGGAGAACCGGTTCCGGATGTCGATCTGACTTTGTTTAGTTTGGAAAGCGGAGGTGTATTTCATTCCTCTAAAACCGGATCGGACGGAACCTTTCATCATAAGGGAAATACTCCCGCTAAGACTTTGATCTTGGCTAAAAAGGGGGGAGAATACGCAGTATCCGATCCTGAGTTTTATTCGAGTTCTTTTTACGGGGAAGGCGGTGCACGCGCTTATATTTATACCGAAAGACCCGTTTATAAACCGGGTGATACGGTACAGTTTAAGGGAATCCTTCGAAACTTCAATCAGGACAATTATAAAATCGCCTCGGGAGCGGGAACGGTTTCGATCCATTCTCAAGAAGGGGGAGAGGTTTCCATTCCCGTGATTCCGATTTCGATTTCAAACGATCAGGGAACATTCTCCGGAGAATTTCAAATTCCGGAAGGAGAATCCGTTTCACTCGGAAATTATACGCTTGTACTGAATTATCAAGACAAGACGTTCCAAACCGAGTTTGCGGTGGACGCGTATAAAAAACCGACCTTCCTTGTGACGGTTAACGTTCCTAAGTCGAATTTTTTACAAAAAGAAGAAGTCAACGCCACGGTTAAAGCCAGATATTATTACGGACAACCTTTGAGTGGGAAAGAAGTCAACTACCGAATTTTTAGAAGGCCTAAATACGATTATTCGCCTGTGGGTAAGTTGAATTTTGACGCATCCGCGGATTATTTGGAACAAGCCGGTCAGAGTGATAAACAAGAATTGGTCTATAGCGGAAAGGGAAGTTTAAATTCCAAAGGGCTTTATCCGATTCAATACAAACCCGGCAAGGTGGAAGGTGATTTCGTTTATACGGTTATCGCTTCGGTTCAATCCGAGGATATGACCTTGGACGGGGCCGCTTCTTTTTCCGTAAATAGAAGCGCGTTTTTTTTGAGAATCGAAAAGGATCAGGCCGTTTACGAACCGGGGAAAGAAAGTAAAGTAACGATCAAACTGATTCCATATGACAAAACGTTAAACGAAGTCGCAAAAAAGAAAACGATCGAAGGACGCAAGGTCGAATTGGTTCTTTACAATCGGGACATTCAACATTCATCGGAAGGAGGTCGATCTAAAATTTCCAAAATCACTGCTGCTACTTCGGCTCTCGGAACCGCGGATATCACGTTTCTGATTCCCAAAAGAGGACAGTATATCATCACAGCGGAGACCGAGGACGGCGATGGAAACGAAACTCGCAGCGAAACTTTTTTTTGGGCATCTTCCATTTCCGATTCGATCGACATTCCGTTTAAAGATATCAACTTAAAACCGAGTAAGGATTTATATGCAGTCGGAGAGAACGCTGAAATTCTCATTTTAAGTCCGATCTCAAACGGACATATCGTTTTAACGGTAGAAGGAAATCGGATCTTCAAAAGCCAAGTCGTAAAGATGAACGGAAATGCCCTCAAGTATTCCGTTAAGATCAGCCCGGAAATGAGTCCGAATTTTACGTTATCCGCCGTTCAGTTTTCAGGAAACGATGTTTATAAAAGTCAGGTGAGAGTCGTGGCTCCTCCCGAAGAAAAGTTTATCAAAGTGGATTTGGCTTCGTCAAGCAAGGTGTACAGACCGGGTGAAAAAGCGGAAATCAAACTGAGGACGACCGGACTTGGTGGAAAGCCGATTCCGGCGGAAATATCCGTGGCCGTGGTCGACGAAGCGATTTATCAGATCAAAGATGAAAAAATTCCGAATATCGGAACCTTCTTTTATCATCCTCGGAGAAATAACGTTCAAACTACTTTAGCTTCTTCTTATAAGTTTTTCGGTTATTCCGAATACAAACGACTGAAGTTAGCATTGGATCAAAAAGGGGAATCCGGTTATTCCGCGATTAAAAACGAAGAGCAGAACAGGGATCGTTTTAAAGATACGAGTTTTTGGAACGCAAAAGTCAAAACGGCTTCGGACGGAACCGCAGTCGTCAGTTTTGTTTTACCGGATAATATCACTTCGTGGAGGGTCACCGCAATCGCAGTAACGCCGGATACAAAGGTAGGACGCGGTCAAACCAACTTTGTCACAAAAAAGGATCTGATGATTTTGGGAGGTTTACCAAGATACATTTTAAAGGGAGAATCTCAAAAAGTATCCGCGACGATTTCCAATCAAACTTCTCAGAAGTTACCGATCCATGTCTCTCTAAAAATGGAAGGCTTACAGGCGATCGGACCCGTGAATGCGGACATTACTTTGGAACCGGGTCAAAATCAATCCGTGCAATTTACGGTTCAAGCCTCTCCCGATCCGAAAATAAAATTAGCAAAACTGAATATTATGGCTTCGGGTGGCGGTCATTCCGATTCGATCGTATCCGAAGTGCCCTTAAAGTTATGGGGGCTGCCTCGGGTCAGCTCGGATAGTCTCGGTTTAAATCAAGGAGCACAATCCGGGGTTTTGAAATTGGACACTCCTCAGGAGTTGGGAGATCCGCGTCTTGAAATCAGACTGAGTCCTTCCACCTTACCGGCTCTTAAACAATCGTTGGAATATCTTGCCGATTATCC comes from the Leptospira sp. WS92.C1 genome and includes:
- a CDS encoding zinc-binding dehydrogenase → MNLPKTYKALELREYSENKNRAVIVEKQIKPLKKGEVLIKMHSASINPSDLMFLRGLYGIKKKLPVVPGFEGSGQVVASGGGFYGSYLKGKNVACTAPGRGDGVYAEYMITEAISCLPIGNDLSLEQGACLYVNPITAIAMVDLAEKAGAKAIVQTAAASALGKMVVGIAARKGMKVINVVRKPEQEEALKAIGAEHILNSEASNFERQLRVLSNELKATVCLDAVAGELTTRVLLSMPYGSRCIVYGALSEKEIPLHAGMMIFQDKKLQGFWLSTWVPQQSAYKIWKLSRELRSLAQKELKTDIAAKFPLEKAVEAIENYGANMTRGKVLIQTPFAEGK
- a CDS encoding acyltransferase family protein, with protein sequence MPSKILLYLVSPFVKNEKEIPALNGIRAIAILLVIVYHVWLPFQVSSFPKIFQNFLSNFNSGVDLFFVLSGFLIYSGIIKYTKESDLFSKKKFFIARTLRIFPAYYFCLLILYLYFQGQFNRLSQIANPNEFQMVELNSLSATLQSSYADILYISNYTERRLSLVGWSLSIEEQFYLILPFFSTLFLLKLDSKKRIFILTLLYIVPLFFRIFYTFQNSDLTAFIYSHARMDSLIAGMILAEMVFGVLKSKIQVQRSIQVFLFGICVLLLTLGHAFPLEEPFRKTFGFNCFNLGYGILIYLSLQKKSWIVSILSSVIFRPIARLSYTMYLWNILIAGIAVSKVLSVSSQLSPRNFILAVLTACVYCFLGSWILYLLIERPFLILKEKILAEKR
- a CDS encoding DUF1175 family protein, with the protein product MKFLRCIVTFTLIGNLYCRPVFTPFLDSKKIRVPADGKTNVVVTITNPIFGDPDSFDLEGSKDWPLQVLSQEKIDQKEILRLVAGRVPGKFLLRTKRGAVAEIELFSREGDWDEDGFPDSSELRSESDRQAFRDWFVQIALSQYVKETNVWNSRERDCSGLIRFSYKEALKNHDLLWREKMGIVLSGNIPDVREFQYPDIPSIGINLFRTGDKTFGVFADAESLEKYNTFFVSKYLEYGLSGDVLFFREDRGLGTNFHSMILVEENKENPLLLYHTGSQRGIQLIRTKELFRSNRFSPEPNNPFFLGIYRFRILE
- a CDS encoding LEA type 2 family protein, coding for MWIFHSVFFIFWIFSVSCSALKDNYKALQKCKFQVLSLEAQKAGLISFPPVPKIIFLAKVEIENPNETDVTLHKFDLSFFVPDPSEKESELARVQSSEKFIVPALQKKIIDLQVETLFEKKMDQNLLRIALGILQAGLAEKELNFSIRGSFEYETILGPVQIPVSEKIPLKSGKKGLIGF
- a CDS encoding ferredoxin, whose amino-acid sequence is MSNFYTKHIFVCENVREAGERVSCGRSGSIQLLASLKKKMKDLSIQGKVRIQRAGCLDRCELGPVQVSYPEGRWFSLRTEEDVDIFLKYYIESEQLDKIEHLIIKENQ
- a CDS encoding alpha-2-macroglobulin; translated protein: MKRFQNSILWLSLALVVLLTIAYRYPISGSPNFYLGTDRSFGQGEKPYINLEGDGRSDYEFRIYKIADPQVFLSKKVKERLIQENNEGAFGNPIALFSRTLNQFQREFRVVARKELNSSTRSSIKKTLGVDYESFPKGKHLAVSSILPEHELISTFSVPSVSSSWAYRRIPVPVQDNGVYLVEGVSGSNLAYTVLIKSSLNFLVKQSAAETFVYVARKDTGEPVPDVDLTLFSLESGGVFHSSKTGSDGTFHHKGNTPAKTLILAKKGGEYAVSDPEFYSSSFYGEGGARAYIYTERPVYKPGDTVQFKGILRNFNQDNYKIASGAGTVSIHSQEGGEVSIPVIPISISNDQGTFSGEFQIPEGESVSLGNYTLVLNYQDKTFQTEFAVDAYKKPTFLVTVNVPKSNFLQKEEVNATVKARYYYGQPLSGKEVNYRIFRRPKYDYSPVGKLNFDASADYLEQAGQSDKQELVYSGKGSLNSKGLYPIQYKPGKVEGDFVYTVIASVQSEDMTLDGAASFSVNRSAFFLRIEKDQAVYEPGKESKVTIKLIPYDKTLNEVAKKKTIEGRKVELVLYNRDIQHSSEGGRSKISKITAATSALGTADITFLIPKRGQYIITAETEDGDGNETRSETFFWASSISDSIDIPFKDINLKPSKDLYAVGENAEILILSPISNGHIVLTVEGNRIFKSQVVKMNGNALKYSVKISPEMSPNFTLSAVQFSGNDVYKSQVRVVAPPEEKFIKVDLASSSKVYRPGEKAEIKLRTTGLGGKPIPAEISVAVVDEAIYQIKDEKIPNIGTFFYHPRRNNVQTTLASSYKFFGYSEYKRLKLALDQKGESGYSAIKNEEQNRDRFKDTSFWNAKVKTASDGTAVVSFVLPDNITSWRVTAIAVTPDTKVGRGQTNFVTKKDLMILGGLPRYILKGESQKVSATISNQTSQKLPIHVSLKMEGLQAIGPVNADITLEPGQNQSVQFTVQASPDPKIKLAKLNIMASGGGHSDSIVSEVPLKLWGLPRVSSDSLGLNQGAQSGVLKLDTPQELGDPRLEIRLSPSTLPALKQSLEYLADYPYGCVEQTMSRFYPLLSAQKAGFINSRLQKELPKMLDVGLKRIQELQRTDGGFGWFEANSESDVLMSAYVLKGLASSQKNGAKVSPNIVYRARNFLYSTLDRGDLTPNTKAYVLYALSESGILESSLVEGLVKSESKLNFYGKALLGLTLFNQGKKSEASSWFKKVVDESGFGKKPFLKLASYGKSPNWEDDKIEGLSSLLSLGIRLNEAEVLLSNLATTILSNRNGYAWNNSRDTSAAVLSLSEYLTVLRESDSPAEIEIKLNGSVLKNVTISPKTEDSELFKITVAHDLIHSGENRVEIVKKDGPVFYATASLFYKDRSKKISSYSNGIQVKRKYYKVKPGSDGSGIEVSETKSFSIGDLVLVELNVVKEGNPDSYFMVEDVLLPGFSFLKRDAEYLSGDRKVEYESRQIFDDRAVFFVSGPKKEFTIRYFLRAEVGGKYKAIPGRAFLMYYPEVTGASADDEILVD